A single region of the Sorghum bicolor cultivar BTx623 chromosome 9, Sorghum_bicolor_NCBIv3, whole genome shotgun sequence genome encodes:
- the LOC8066765 gene encoding adenine/guanine permease AZG1, producing MANSIIPSTNSSGERAAVSASATTKLGQLNAAVERSWVGRRFRLAARGTTFTTELRAGTATFLTMAYILAVNASILSDSGATCTVDDCDAPSPRCKFPPVDPGYAACVARARRDLIVATAASSVIGSFIMGAFANLPIALAPGMGTNAYFAYTVVGFHGSGTLSYRKALAAVFLEGLIFLLISIVGLRSKLAQFIPEPVRISASAGIGLFLAFIGLQSNEGVGLVGFSSSTLVTLGACPASQRASVAPVLTFPNGTVALMPGGTVSGGVLCLSGRMTSPTFWLAVVGFLIIAFCLIKSVKGALIYGILFVTFVSWPRHTAVTAFPDTPTGDDSFHYFKKVFDVHRIRSTAGALDFSGIGHGYFWEALITFLYVDILDTTGSLYTMARFAGFVDDVTGEFEGQYFAFMSDATAIVFGSLLGTSPVTAFIESSTGIREGGRTGLAALTTAAYFAAALFITPVLASIPSWAVGPPLVLVGVMMMRAVAEVDWDDMRQAVPAFLTLALMPLTYSIAYGLVGGIASYMLLHSWDWACHATKRLGCRKKIGGGAERTNCGGEEQRKDMESA from the coding sequence ATGGCCAACTCCATCATCCCGAGTACAAACAGCAGCGGGGAGCGCGCTGCGGTGTCGGCATCGGCCACGACGAAGCTGGGCCAGCTCAACGCCGCGGTGGAGCGGTCATGGGTCGGCCGACGGTTCCGCCTCGCTGCGCGTGGGACCACGTTCACCACGGAGCTGCGCGCCGGCACGGCCACGTTCCTCACCATGGCTTACATCCTCGCCGTCAACGCGTCCATCCTCTCCGACTCCGGCGCCACGTGCACCGTGGACGACTGCGACGCGCCGTCCCCAAGGTGCAAGTTCCCGCCCGTTGACCCCGGGTACGCCGCCTGCGTGGCGCGCGCCCGCCGGGACCTGATCGTGGCCACCGCGGCGTCGTCGGTGATCGGCTCCTTCATCATGGGCGCCTTCGCCAACCTCCCCATCGCGCTCGCACCAGGGATGGGCACCAACGCCTACTTCGCCTACACGGTTGTCGGCTTCCACGGCTCCGGCACGCTCTCCTACCGCAAGGCGCTTGCAGCGGTCTTCCTCGAGGGCCTCATCTTCCTCCTTATCTCCATCGTGGGCTTGCGGTCCAAGCTCGCCCAGTTCATCCCCGAACCTGTGCGGATCTCGGCGTCCGCAGGGATCGGGCTGTTCCTGGCCTTCATCGGGCTGCAGAGCAACGAGGGCGTGGGGCTCGTGGGCTTCAGCTCGTCGACGCTGGTCACGCTTGGCGCGTGCCCGGCGTCGCAGCGCGCGTCCGTGGCGCCAGTGCTGACATTCCCCAATGGTACGGTGGCACTCATGCCGGGCGGCACCGTCTCCGGCGGCGTACTCTGCCTGTCGGGGCGAATGACCTCCCCGACGTTCTGGCTCGCCGTCGTGGGGTTCCTCATCATTGCCTTCTGCCTCATCAAGAGCGTCAAGGGCGCTCTCATCTACGGCATCCTGTTCGTGACCTTCGTGTCCTGGCCGCGCCACACGGCCGTCACCGCGTTCCCGGACACGCCCACCGGCGACGACAGCTTCCACTACTTCAAGAAGGTGTTCGACGTGCACCGGATCCGGTCCACGGCCGGCGCGCTCGACTTCAGCGGCATCGGCCACGGCTACTTCTGGGAGGCGCTCATCACCTTTCTCTACGTCGACATCCTCGACACGACTGGCAGCCTCTACACCATGGCGCGGTTCGCCGGATTCGTTGACGATGTGACGGGGGAGTTCGAGGGCCAGTACTTCGCCTTCATGTCCGACGCGACGGCCATCGTGTTTGGCTCGCTCCTGGGCACGTCCCCAGTTACGGCGTTCATCGAGTCGTCCACGGGGATCCGGGAGGGCGGCCGGACGGGGCTGGCGGCGCTCACGACGGCGGCCTACttcgcggcggcgctgttcatcACGCCGGTGCTCGCGTCGATACCGTCTTGGGCGGTCGGGCCGCCGCTGGTGCTGGTGGGCGTCATGATGATGCGCGCGGTGGCGGAGGTCGACTGGGACGACATGCGGCAGGCCGTGCCGGCGTTCCTAACACTAGCGCTCATGCCGCTCACCTACTCCATCGCCTACGGACTCGTCGGCGGTATCGCCTCCTACATGCTCCTCCACTCGTGGGACTGGGCGTGCCATGCGACCAAGAGGCTCGGCTGCCGCAAGAAGATCGGAGGCGGCGCCGAGAGGACTAATTGCGGCGGGGAAGAGCAGAGGAAGGATATGGAATCCGCATAA